Proteins encoded in a region of the Nicotiana tomentosiformis chromosome 9, ASM39032v3, whole genome shotgun sequence genome:
- the LOC104118693 gene encoding U-box domain-containing protein 40-like has protein sequence MGSGKQRWRISFHKSPIKVKHPPKEFICPISGSLMADPIIVSSGHTFERHSVLACKSLSFTPILPDKSIPNFSTIIPNLALKSTILNWCSSSHIHPPIPLDFISTENLVRTLMATQNTNNSKNCDVMNRFIESVSAQLNRQISTTSEESVTPTSPLTRPCCYSSASSSEMDPTNPNSCEEDELIVKLKSSQVFEQEEAVISLRKLTRTREETRFQLCTPRLLSALRSLISSRYASVQVNSIAALVNLSLENGNKVKIVRSGIVPPLIDVLKGGFPESQEHAAGALFSLALDDQNKTAIGVLGALPPLLHSLRSESERMRHDSALALYHLSLVQSNRAKLVKLGAVQSLLGMVRTGHMTGRILSILCNMAASLEGRGSMLDGGAVECFVGMLRKGEFDAESIRESCVTALYGLSHGGLRFKGLAKEAAAEDLLITLEEILESEKAKDKVRKILEALREKDEEEEEIDWEELLNSHGDTSSA, from the coding sequence ATGGGAAGTGGAAAGCAAAGATGGAGAATCTCCTTCCACAAATCTCCAATAAAAGTAAAACACCCTCCAAAGGAATTCATCTGTCCAATTTCTGGTTCTCTCATGGCTGATCCTATAATTGTCTCTTCAGGCCATACCTTCGAACGTCACTCTGTTCTTGCCTGTAAATCCCTCTCTTTCACACCCATTTTACCTGATAAGTCTATCCCCAATTTCTCCACTATCATCCCTAATCTCGCCCTCAAATCCACCATTCTCAACTGGTGCTCTTCTTCCCATATCCATCCTCCTATACCCCTCGATTTCATCTCTACTGAGAATCTCGTCCGTACATTAATGGCTACCCAAAACACCAATAATAGCAAGAATTGTGATGTTATGAACCGGTTCATCGAGTCTGTGTCGGCACAGTTGAATCGTCAAATTTCTACTACTTCTGAGGAGTCCGTGACTCCTACAAGTCCTCTAACTCGACCCTGCTGTTACTCTTCAGCGTCCTCCTCCGAAATGGACCCCACAAACCCTAACTCTTGTGAAGAAGATGAACTCATCGTCAAACTGAAGAGCTCCCAAGTGTTTGAACAAGAAGAAGCTGTGATCTCACTTAGAAAGCTGACCCGGACCCGGGAAGAAACCCGTTTTCAGCTCTGCACTCCTCGTTTGCTCTCAGCTCTTCGTTCTCTCATCTCCTCGAGATATGCTTCAGTACAGGTGAACTCCATAGCAGCGCTAGTGAACCTCTCCTTAGAAAATGGAAACAAGGTGAAGATTGTTCGTTCTGGAATTGTTCCGCCGTTAATTGACGTGTTAAAAGGAGGATTCCCTGAATCACAAGAACATGCTGCAGGTGCACTTTTCAGTTTAGCTTTGGATGATCAGAACAAAACTGCAATTGGTGTTTTGGGGGCACTGCCTCCTCTGCTTCACTCTCTCCGTTCTGAGTCGGAACGGATGCGGCATGATTCGGCTTTGGCACTGTATCATCTTTCTTTGGTTCAGAGTAACAGGGCTAAGTTGGTGAAACTTGGGGCGGTTCAATCGCTATTAGGCATGGTGAGAACGGGTCATATGACGGGTCGAATTCTGTCAATTTTATGTAACATGGCAGCGAGTTTAGAGGGGAGAGGATCTATGCTTGATGGGGGTGCTGTGGAGTGTTTTGTGGGTATGTTGAGAAAGGGAGAGTTTGATGCAGAATCTATTCGTGAGAGTTGTGTTACTGCATTATATGGACTAAGTCATGGTggacttaggtttaaaggattgGCAAAAGAGGCTGCTGCAGAGGACTTGTTGATAACACTTGAGGAAATTTTGGAAAGTGAGAAAGCCAAGGATAAAGTTAGGAAGATATTGGAGGCGTTGAGGGAGAAAGACGAAGAGGAGGAAGAAATTGACTGGGAGGAGTTGCTTAATTCTCATGGTGATACAAGTTCTGCATAG